A stretch of the Apium graveolens cultivar Ventura unplaced genomic scaffold, ASM990537v1 ctg4508, whole genome shotgun sequence genome encodes the following:
- the LOC141701993 gene encoding uncharacterized protein LOC141701993, whose product MHPSSLHLLFICFTKLIKSSSSAENPERSDIKHFFKSSSDATADQGTKNDVIELIPLSDDEISGNTKMTPTKSVSKKSKTVSEQSGNKTLILFEDVDTDLCEDRGFISTIQQLAETVKRPMILTSNSNEPVLPNNLDILELCFSKPSPKELFCLVSMVCSAEKVTIPPCMVKRFIEFCQGDIRKTILHLQFWCQGQSYIRDRKLFDKYGLMVFDPDAGHNILPKMISSSFASQLSEIVNKEITKSLLKVEEASCLNVIDDEPNYDLGRLKFQRNSIDARKEAMLSWQCSDQDGNDLPSQLGTACDFSDASDSPVAFGRGSVWRRTDTVLSSESGCT is encoded by the exons ATGCATCCTAGTTCTCTTCATTTACTGTTCATCTGTTTTACTAAACTTATTAAGTCTTCCAGTTCTGCAGAAAATCCAGAACGATCAGATATAAAGCATTTCTTCAAATCCTCCAGCGATGCTACAGCAGACCAAGGAACCAAAAATGACGTAATTGAACTTATTCCTTTGTCTGACGATGAAATTTCTGGCAATACAAAGATGACACCTACGAAATCAGTTTCTAAGAAAAGCAAAACTGTCAGCGAACAAAGTGGTAATAAAACATTGATTCTCTTCGAGGATGTGGATACTGATCTCTGTGAAGATCGTGGTTTCATTAGTACAATACAACAGCTTGCAGAAACAGTAAAGCGTCCTATGATATTGACTAGCAATA GCAACGAGCCGGTGCTTCCAAACAATTTGGACATACTAGAGTTGTGTTTTAGTAAACCGTCACCGAAGGAGCTTTTCTGCCTTGTTTCCATG GTCTGCTCTGCAGAAAAAGTAACTATTCCACCTTGCATGGTAAAGCGGTTTATTGAGTTTTGTCAAGGAGATATCCGTAAAACCATTTTGCATCTCCAATTCTGGTGTCAGGGCCAAAGTTACATAAGAG ATAGAAAATTATTTGACAAATATGGTCTGATGGTTTTTGATCCGGATGCTGGGCACAATATATTACCAAAGATGATCTCTAGTTCTTTCGCTTCTCAACTCTCTGAGATTGTGAATAAGGAGATCACCAAGTCGCTACTAAAGGTGGAAGAAGCCTCTTGCCTGAATGTAATAGATGATGAACCGAATTACGATTTGGGGAGGCTTAAATTTCAACGAAATAGTATTGATGCCAGGAAGGAGGCAATGTTAAGCTGGCAGTGCTCTGATCAGGATGGCAATGACTTGCCATCTCAGCTTGGCACTGCTTGTGATTTTTCTGATGCTTCAGATTCCCCTGTTGCATTTGGTCGGGGAAGTGTATGGAGAAGAACTGATACAGTATTGTCTTCTGAATCTGGATGTACatga